Proteins co-encoded in one Scatophagus argus isolate fScaArg1 chromosome 11, fScaArg1.pri, whole genome shotgun sequence genomic window:
- the LOC124067345 gene encoding ermin-like, translating into MKEKQTEMEMQRSTVPPKAPRLTAEEEVLASQVLEIIGGITLEALRTLEEPEERDVWSAEEGEDSVFYSDEDQAQANTSCDSGAGGYELNVKSAAADESILQEEDDPGEESFKENSERKKEVTQQVLLSEQGEERQELQTPKSEPMDQSGAADSGTRPSQTPERSENTCGESLQLNSTRTDVQPQPGKTVSTEKANLPANEEEVVLEPQGPSLRPSDIPDEESRTRLNEEAEVPEQTSGAELHKSGDRHTQVDCEPEQDHNIHAPAGFHQNLSPGYSTLPLPKKSIDQKSFNHLTSSKYSTVSYRKIRRGNTRQKIDKFEYMITNL; encoded by the exons GActcacagcagaagaagaagtacTGGCGTCACAGGTGCTGGAGATAATTGGTGGGATCACTCTGGAGGCCCTCCGCACGCTGGAGGAACCTGAAGAGAGAGACGTGTGGTCAGCGGAGGAGGGAGAAGACTCTGTGTTCTACAGTGATGAGGACCAAGCTCAGGCAAACACATCTTGTGATTCTGGCGCCGGCGGGTACGAGCTTAATGTCAAAAGCGCGGCAGCTGATGAATCGATactgcaggaggaggacgatCCAGGGGAAGAGTCCTTCAAAGAAAattcagagaggaagaaggaagtgaCCCAGCAGGTCCTTCTGAGTGAACAAGGAGAGGAACGGCAAGAGCTCCAGACACCAAAGAGTGAACCTATGGATCAGTCAGGTGCAGCAGATTCAGGAACACGGCCTAGTCAAACTCCAGAGAGGTCTGAGAACACCTGTGGAGAATCTCTGCAATTAAACAGCACAAGGACTGATGTGCAACCACAGCCTGGGAAAACTGTATCAACAGAAAAAG caAATCTACCAGCAAATGAGGAAGAAGTGGTGCTGGAACCACAGGGACCAAGCCTTCGGCCCTCTGATATACCTGATGAAGAGAGCAGGACAAGGCTGAATGAGGAGGCAGAGGTCCCAGAGCAGACGTCTGGCGCTGAACTCCACAAGTCAGGTGACAGGCACACTCAGGTGGACTGTGAGCCAGAGCAGGACCACAACATCCACGCTCCTGCAGGGTTTCATCAAAACCTGAGTCCAGGCTACTCCACTCTGCCTCTGCCAAAGAAATCCATTGACCAGAAATCCTTCAACCACCTCACTTCCTCCAAATACAGCACCGTGTCCTACCGCAAGATCCGCAGAGGCAACACCCGCCAGAAGATAGACAAGTTCGAGTACATGATTACGAATTTGTAA
- the LOC124067344 gene encoding polypeptide N-acetylgalactosaminyltransferase 5 has protein sequence MMKVRRYLRGSGRVLAFVFIASVIWLLFDMAALRISINDVNSQLLKERVIREREVFKQQSRVTQLMNRGFRHPVQKVDLAVTHAGKGPLNSGVRLAQVYRQGGKKQDQMLGDKKVNSSEQQGDNLPKTKHPKYVPSEHKEGAASQNVTPKQVAKKKAVNLDLNWTKVEKHGESDGSNRVVLPVVVSNTTQVLPGVQENKHTPIPASKKGLIEAGVVQNTLNKTDLEANEKTKDGPKTKTGTKESPRQAEETHPVKTTSKTPNQDVNNKTEERRVQAIAKSDLNAPKGTTKPTIKLSTGEDSKDNSTAVRNPGVHKVLSLDVTQVPRDVNAVGQFGQAVIVASNENAEVRKRWDEGHFNVYLSDQIPVDRAIPDTRPEMCAQSLVHDDLPSTSVIFCFVDEVWSTLLRSVRSVLNRSPPHLLKEIILVDDFSTRDYLKEPLDTYMSQFPKVRIIRLKERQGLIRARLAGAAAAKGEVLTFLDSHVECNVGWLEPLLERIYQDRKKVPCPVIEVINDKDMSYMLVDNFQRGIFKWPLVFGWSTLPDEFIKKHNMTISDPIRCPVMAGGLFSIDRKYFYELGAYDPGLDVWGGENMEISFKIWMCGGEIEIIPCSRVGHIFRGQNPYKFPKDRQKTVERNLARVAEVWLDEYKDLFYGHGYHHLLDKKVIDIGNLTEQIELRKRLKCKSFKWYLENVYPDMDAPLVKAEGLIFNRGLRKCLSLQKGSLLFETCDLSKQSQHFNYTWMRHVRQQDVCVAPQGKSNGFALQLCENTKAELRWFHKSSNSALAEHLIAEFVSHHMCLEAGPQGDALHLKPCEPTNSFQKWQFTHYHAQ, from the exons ATGATGAAGGTTAGGAGATACTTGAGGGGCAGTGGGAGGGTGCTCGCATTTGTGTTCATCGCCTCTGTCATTTGGCTGCTGTTTGACATGGCTGCACTCCGCATATCAATAAACGACGTGAACAGTCAGCTGTTGAAGGAGCGAGTgatcagagagagggaggtttTCAAACAGCAGTCCAGGGTGACACAGCTGATGAACAGGGGCTTTAGACACCCTGTTCAGAAGGTGGACCTGGCGGTTACACATGCCGGGAAAGGACCACTCAATTCAGGCGTCAGACTAGCCCAAGTGTACAGACAGGGAGGCAAGAAACAGGACCAAATGTTGGGGGATAAAAAGGTGAACTCCTCTGAGCAGCAAGGAGATAATCTTCCAAAGACGAAGCATCCTAAATATGTTCCTTCTGAGCATAAAGAAGGTGCTGCCTCGCAAAATGTCACTCCAAAGCAGGTTGCAAAGAAGAAAGCAGTAAATTTGGATTTGAACTGGACAAAAGTGGAGAAACATGGTGAATCAGATGGCTCTAACAGAGTGGTGTTACCCGTGGTAGTGTCTAATACAACCCAAGTGTTACCTGGTgttcaggaaaacaaacacacccctATACCGGCATCAAAGAAGGGTCTTATCGAAGCTGGAGTTGTACAAAACACTTTGAACAAAACTGATTtagaagcaaatgaaaaaacaaaggaTGGACCCAAGACCAAGACCGGAACAAAAGAGAGCCCACGTCAGGCTGAGGAGACACACCCTGTTAAAACAACATCTAAAACTCCAAACCAGgatgtaaataataaaacagaggagagaCGTGTTCAGGCGATCGCGAAGAGTGATCTGAATGCGCCAAAGGGAACCACGAAACCTACAATCAAGCTCAGCACAGGAGAGGACTCCAAGGATAACTCTACTGCTGTCAGAAATCCAGGTGTACACAAAGTGCTTTCTCTAGATGTGACTCAGGTTCCCAGAGATGTCAATGCAGTGGGTCAGTTTGGACAGGCAGTAATTGTTGCCAGCAATGAAAATGCAGAGGTGAGGAAGAGATGGGACGAAGGGCATTTTAATGTCTACCTGAGCGACCAGATCCCAGTGGACCGTGCCATTCCAGACACCAGGCCGGAGAT GTGTGCACAGAGTCTGGTCCACGATGACTTGCCTTCCACCAGCGTCATCTTCTGTTTTGTGGATGAGGTGTGGTCCACGCTGCTGCGCTCTGTACGAAGTGTGCTCAACAGGTCCCCGCCACACCTCCTCAAAGAGATCATTTTGGTGGATGATTTCAGCACCAGAG ACTATCTCAAGGAGCCGCTGGATACGTACATGTCCCAGTTTCCCAAGGTGCGAATCATTCGTCTGAAGGAGCGGCAGGGGCTGATCAGAGCCCGGCTGGCTGGAGCCGCTGCAGCCAAAG GCGAGGTGCTCACCTTTCTTGACTCCCATGTTGAGTGCAACGTGGGCTGGCTGGAGCCGCTGTTGGAGAGAATCTATCAGGATCGCAAGAAGGTGCCCTGTCCAGTTATTGAAGTCATTAATGACAAGGACATGAG TTATATGCTGGTCGACAACTTCCAAAGAGGTATTTTCAAATGGCCTTTGGTGTTTGGCTGGAGCACATTACCGGATGAGTTCATTAAGAAGCATAACATGACCATCTCAGATCCCATCAG ATGTCCAGTTATGGCTGGAGGCCTTTTCTCCATAGACAGAAAATACTTCTATGAGCTTGGTGCCTATGATCCTGGCCTGGATGTGTGGGGCGGCGAGAACATGGAGATTTCATTTAAG ATCTGGATGTGCGGAGGGGAAATCGAGATCATCCCCTGCTCTCGAGTGGGACACATCTTCCGAGGACAGAATCCTTACAAATTCCCCAAGGACAGGCAGAAGACAGTGGAGCGCAACCTGGCGAGGGTGGCAGAGGTCTGGCTGGATGAGTACAAGGACCTTTTCTATGGTCACGGGTACCACCACCTGCTGGACAAGAAGGTCATTGACATCGGCAACCTCACCGAACAGATTGAGCTGAGGAAGCGGCTCAAATGCAAGAGCTTCAAGTGGTACCTGGAGAATGTGTATCCCGATATGGATGCTCCCTTAGTAAAAGCTGAGGGCCTG ATCTTTAATCGTGGCTTAAGAAAATGTCTCAGTCTGCAGAAAGGCTCTCTGTTGTTCGAGACATGTGATCTCAGCAAGCAG AGCCAGCACTTTAATTACACCTGGATGAGACATGTTCGCCAGCAGGACGTATGTGTCGCTCCCCAAGGCAAAAGCAACGGCTTTGCTTTACAGTTATGTGAGAACACCAAGGCTGAACTCCGCTGGTTCCATAAATCCTCCAACTCTGCTCTG GCGGAGCACCTCATAGCAGAATTTGTGTCGCACCACATGTGCCTGGAGGCGGGGCCTCAGGGTGACGCTCTTCACCTCAAACCATGTGAACCCACCAACAGCTTCCAGAAGTGGCAGTTCACACACTACCACGCTCAGTGA